The proteins below are encoded in one region of Silene latifolia isolate original U9 population chromosome 2, ASM4854445v1, whole genome shotgun sequence:
- the LOC141641225 gene encoding uncharacterized protein LOC141641225: protein MEDIIQFTEDDVKDEISYWRQGIYCFVLGANPPWEVLEGYVKRLWGKYAIDKISFLPNGVFLVRFQNNEDKEAILKAGYFMYDNKPLIVKPWEENIDIQKEDIKEVPAWIKLIRLPLKFWVVCLPKIAGLVGKYVKSDSATVEKTRLGYARVMVELKKGQKLPEKVPFLDETRKRVVVDVDYEWKPILCLKCKGYGHEAKLSPRRSTPSVPNAVKIAVIPLDITLASQIVKFNSQGSASGVRIIRRDESPTFLATLTQALKEGIGQTGLFGLLETKVKPENIVGIGNKLCEGWCLTTNTRFHKGGRVWVVWNPNTYDVQPLDYYSQFIHMTVYSIINSKMFYLTMIYAHNDIVSREELWRKMRAFAMQCDGPWAMAGDFNCVLTPEERLGGHSFIAEMEPFRDCLDQCGMIDIPATGSKFTWNNKQGPDSRVFSRLDRFLVNQEWQDCFPHLQAHFHPEGLFDHNPSTVSSSLRECEGKPPFRYYNMWGQAVQFKAIVQQGWSVNVARTRMFRVVKNLKALKIMLRKLNRECYADVENNTNITKGKLEKIQQQLQQTPTDPNLIMKEIEIAQAYRDLDNARSSYLAQKAKIKWMESGDSSTGFFHGIIKKRMLKNQVLKIEDQNGSVCTKGSSIQGAFLDYSKNLLGSSKPNENVNISIVEKGRCCTEEHSTILNGTLNATTVTLIPKVNNPGKVQQFRPIACCNVIYKTISKLLCNRFAEILPDIISQNQGAFVQGRYILENVMICQDIIKLYNRKSVSPRCLFKIDLQKAYDSVEWKFVDQMLQALKIPDKFRNLIMSCVTTPSFTLNLNGNHFGYFKGRRGLRKGDPISPLLFIICMEYLTRIIDYVVQKWPFNYHPLCGPLKLNHMLFADDLLLFYKGNVRSIMLLLRAFSTFFKASGLQMNASKFEVFFNGVTAQLKEDILAVSGFQEGIMPFRYLGIPMKAGRLNKADCNVLVEKVIQRIRGMGTRKLSYAGRITLINSGFSTLHTYWAAIFILPKAVIKSINILCRNYLWDGTADYLRTPLVGWSKICLPKEEGGLGVKQIQK, encoded by the exons ATGGAGGATATCATCCAATTCACAGAGGATGATGTTAAGGACGAGATCTCATACTGGCGGCAGGGAATATATTGTTTTGTGCTTGGCGCAAACCCTCCATGGGAGGTCCTGGAAGGCTATGTTAAGAGATTATGGGGAAAATATGCAATAGACAAAATCTCCTTTCTTCCCAATGGAGTTTTCCTGGTACGTTTTCAAAATAATGAGGACAAGGAGGCAATCCTAAAGGCAGGATACTTTATGTATGATAACAAACCACTCATTGTGAAGCCATGGGAGGAGAATATTGATATTCAGAAAGAAGATATTAAGGAGGTCCCTGCGTGGATCAAACTGATCAGATTACCACTCAAATTTTGGGTAGTGTGCCTCCCTAAGATAGCAGGTTTAGTAGGGAAGTATGTTAAGAGTGATTCTGCAACAGTGGAGAAGACTAGGTTGGGATATGCAAGAGTGATGGTGGAATTAAAAAAAGGGCAAAAGCTGCCTGAGAAGGTTCCATTCTTAGATGAAACAAGGAAGAGGGTGGTTGTTGATGTGGACTATGAATGGAAACCCATTCTCTGCCTCAAATGCAAAGGATATGGACATGAAGCAAAG CTCAGTCCAAGGAGAAGTACACCTTCTGTACCCAATGCTGTGAAAATTGCTGTGATTCCTCTGGATATTACGCTTGCAAGCCAAATAGTGAAGTTCAACTCTCAAGGCAGTGCGTCTGGTGTTCGAATTATAAGAAGAGATGAGTCTCCTACTTTCCTTGCTACTCTTACTCAGGCGCTTAAGGAAGGTATTGGACAAACAG GCTTATTTGGACTTCTTGAAACAAAGGTGAAGCCTGAGAATATAGTGGGTATAGGTAATAAACTCTGTGAAGGCTGGTGTTTAACTACCAACACTAGGTTTCATAAGGGAGGTAGGGTTTGGGTTGTGTGGAACCCTAATACTTATGATGTGCAGCCTTTGGATTATTATAGCCAGTTTATTCATATGACCGTCTATTCTATAATTAATAGCAAGATGTTCTATTTAACTATGATTTATGCTCATAATGATATTGTGAGTAGAGAAGAATTATGGAGAAAAATGAGAGCTTTTGCTATGCAATGTGATGGGCCCTGGGCAATGGCAGGGGACTTCAACTGTGTTCTCACTCCTGAGGAAAGACTGGGAGGACATAGCTTTATTGCTGAAATGGAACCGTTTAGAGATTGTCTTGATCAATGTGGGATGATAGATATCCCTGCTACTGGTTCCAAATTTACTTGGAATAATAAGCAGGGTCCAGATAGTAGGGTCTTCAGTAGGCTTGATAGGTTTCTTGTAAACCAAGAGTGGCAGGATTGTTTCCCTCACCTACAAGCTCATTTTCATCCAGAGGGTTTATTTGATCACAACCCATCCACAGTAAGCTCCTCTTTGAGGGAGTGTGAAGGCAAACCCCCTTTCAGATATTATAATATGTGGGGACAAGCTGTGCAGTTTAAAGCTATAGTTCAGCAGGGTTGGAGTGTGAATGTAGCTAGGACAAGAATGTTTAGAGTGGTAAAAAACCTAAAGGCTCTAAAGATTATGCTAAGGAAGCTCAATAGGGAATGTTATGCTGATGTAGAGAACAATACTAATATTACAAAGGGAAAATTGGAGAAAATTCAACAACAGCTACAGCAGACCCCTACTGACCCAAACCTGATTATGAAGGAAATAGAGATAGCTCAGGCCTATAGGGACCTTGATAATGCTAGAAGCAGCTACCTGGCGCAGAaggcaaaaataaaatggatggaGAGTGGTGATAGCAGTACAGGATTCTTTCATGGCATTATTAAAAAGAGAATGCTGAAGAATCAGGTCCTGAAAATTGAAGATCAGAATGGCAGTGTATGCACAAAAGGATCTAGTATTCAAGGAGCATTCTTGGACTATTCTAAAAATCTCCTGGGTAGCAGCAAGCCAAATGAGAATGTTAATATCTCTATTGTCGAAAAAGGGAGGTGTTGCACTGAGGAGCATTCTACTATTCTGAACGGGACT CTAAATGCCACCACTGTCACTCTGATTCCCAAAGTTAATAATCCTGGCAAGGTGCAACAGTTTAGACCTATAGCATGTTGCAATGTAATTTATAAAACCATATCAAAGTTACTTTGCAATAGGTTTGCTGAGATCCTGCCTGATATTATAAGCCAAAACCAAGGAGCCTTTGTTCAAGGGAGATATATCCTAGAGAATGTCATGATTTGCCAGGATATTATTAAGCTTTATAATAGGAAAAGTGTGTCTCCTCGCTGCCTCTTTAAGATTGATCTACAAAAAGCATATGACAGTGTGGAATGGAAATTTGTGGACCAAATGCTTCAAGCTCTAAAGATCCCTGATAAATTCAGGAATCTGATCATGAGCTGTGTCACTACTCCTAGCTTCACCCTGAACCTTAATGGTAATCACTTTGGGTATTTCAAAGGCAGAAGGGGATTAAGGAAAGGGGACCCCATCTCCCCTCTCCTTTTTATTATATGCATGGAGTATCTTACgaggattatagattatgtagtgcAAAAATGGCCCTTCAATTATCATCCTCTGTGTGGCCCTCTCAAGCTCAATCATATGTTATTTGCAGATGACCTTTTATTATTCTACAAAGGTAATGTTAGGTCTATCATGCTCCTACTCAGAGCATTCTCTACGTTCTTCAAAGCTTCAGGCCTTCAGATGAATGCATCAAAATTTGAAGTCTTCTTCAATGGTGTCACAGCACAGCTTAAAGAAGACATCCTGGCTGTCTCAGGGTTTCAGGAAGGTATCATGCCATTTAGATACTTGGGAATACCTATGAAAGCAGGAAGATTAAACAAGGCAGATTGCAATGTGTTGGTTGAGAAAGTGATTCAAAGAATCAGGGGTATGGGGACGAGGAAGCTATCCTATGCAGGAAGGATTACTCTAATCAATTCAGGTTTTAGCACTCTCCATACATACTGGGCAGCAATTTTTATACTCCCAAAGGCAGTAATAAAGAGCATCAATATTTTGTGTAGAAATTACTTGTGGGATGGAACTGCAGACTACCTGAGAACTCCTCTTGTGGGATGGTCCAAAATATGTTTGCCAAAGGAGGAGGGTGGACTGGGAGTGAAACAAATTCAGAAGTAG